From one Planktothrix agardhii NIES-204 genomic stretch:
- a CDS encoding hypothetical protein (DNA element excision controlling factor XisI homolog), with the protein MRYFWLVLLLGGSLWLTYSIKKLQGGNFTMAQLEKYRNSIKKVLTEYHKWVSGSANLDQESCLVFDEIHDQYFWLFMGWEGKKKIRNIQVHIRIKNDKIYIEEDWTEEGIANELLTEGVPKEDIVLAFHDPESRKFTEFAVV; encoded by the coding sequence ATGAGGTATTTTTGGTTAGTATTATTATTGGGGGGATCTTTATGGCTCACCTACTCAATTAAAAAATTACAAGGAGGAAATTTTACAATGGCTCAATTAGAAAAATACCGTAATTCTATTAAAAAGGTATTAACAGAATATCACAAATGGGTTTCAGGTTCAGCTAATTTAGATCAAGAGAGTTGTCTGGTTTTTGATGAAATACATGATCAATATTTTTGGCTGTTTATGGGTTGGGAAGGCAAGAAAAAAATCAGAAATATTCAGGTTCATATTCGCATTAAAAATGATAAAATTTATATTGAGGAAGATTGGACAGAGGAAGGTATTGCTAATGAGTTATTAACCGAAGGTGTACCAAAAGAGGATATTGTGTTAGCATTTCATGATCCTGAAAGTCGTAAATTTACAGAGTTTGCTGTGGTTTAA